One window of Burkholderia vietnamiensis LMG 10929 genomic DNA carries:
- a CDS encoding type VI secretion system Vgr family protein, whose product MNMQNTVAALRGGLLQQDRLLKLDTPLGANVLTVQRAVGRARIGRAYEFTLDVLSTDSDVELKKLIAQPVTLWIQQADRSYRPVNGYVHTARRLGADGGLTTYQLTFADFTHFLKFRRDQRIWNDTTVDQIISDVLNQHPQARGHFRFALSQPLPSRSYTRQHDTDWHFVHRLMESEGLYTTWQQADDGKSHTLVITDNLQAFAPLSPQTVRFYRGGTASDADAFTQWSGTRTLQSVTRTTRTFDYKNPSQPSNPKGTTLPTMADQGELPDQLEVYEYTGAYTYLDQTRGDHLTKIRMEAWESQAKRFHGAGGVRAIDAGRRFTLSDHPEHDRDPAEQREFATIGVDWWIENNLPVASSSADFPYSLREALTQAQEGYGADPAFRVPHDDGSVGFYLVEVEAQRVSVPYRSPFEHEKPKMHLETAIVVGPQGEEVYTDELNRIRVQFVWDRLNPGNENASCWVRVVQSDTGGGYGGVHVPRIGEEVLIDYVGGDCDRPLAVGRVYNGANQPQWHSDGILSGYRSKEYSGSGYNQLVMDDATGQNRVQLMSSSANSLLHLGYIIDQNGNTRGSYLGSGFDLRSDAYGAVRASRGLYVTTHPKAANSQPLDVTEAQQQLVSGESLIEALSGVSEQHQAESLKDAQEAMRAFTDATQDRASGNASGGRTAGGGTGSANAFKEPVMLFGSPSGIAMSTQESLHMVANDHVNVASGQSVHVAAGKSLIGSIGQKLSLFVQNAGMKLFAGKGKVEIQAQSDNVEVTAQKAVKVVSATDRIEIAADQGILLTSGGAYIRVKDGNVEIHAPGKIDVKGASHTFAGPASLGYPLPSARPDQPGQLELFHKYMNGEAVKGGLFTVKDVNGTVLKKGALDNSGYTVVSGLPPGAVRVEFGKDPRASDQPANYFKQAKWPAEPVAPSPEAAQAAASGQLASQLQGMAPAASTAAMGFASGSGAGAALGGLAGAALPAAAAAVGGAGVASAVQTASSLSGAAKQVAAMVQTARQGGLAALAAPAANAASGALQSALPGVAGVAGKAATTTATASAAGGMKLPTSGFGGPLKS is encoded by the coding sequence ATGAACATGCAGAACACTGTTGCCGCATTGCGCGGCGGGTTGCTTCAGCAGGACCGGCTGTTGAAGCTCGATACGCCACTGGGTGCCAACGTGCTGACCGTGCAACGAGCGGTCGGCCGTGCGCGCATCGGCCGGGCCTATGAATTCACGCTCGACGTGCTGTCGACCGACAGCGACGTGGAGCTGAAAAAGCTGATCGCGCAACCGGTCACGCTATGGATTCAGCAAGCCGACCGCAGCTACCGGCCCGTCAACGGCTACGTGCACACGGCGCGGCGCCTGGGCGCCGACGGCGGGCTCACCACCTACCAGCTGACGTTCGCCGATTTCACCCATTTCCTGAAGTTCCGTCGCGATCAGCGCATCTGGAACGACACGACCGTCGACCAGATCATCAGCGATGTGCTGAACCAGCATCCGCAGGCGCGCGGGCATTTCCGCTTCGCGCTGTCGCAGCCGCTGCCAAGCCGCTCGTACACGCGCCAGCACGACACCGACTGGCATTTCGTGCATCGGCTGATGGAGAGCGAAGGCCTTTACACCACATGGCAGCAGGCCGACGACGGCAAGTCGCACACGCTCGTCATCACCGACAACCTGCAGGCGTTTGCGCCGCTGTCGCCGCAAACCGTGCGTTTCTATCGCGGCGGGACGGCGAGCGATGCCGACGCGTTCACGCAGTGGTCGGGCACGCGCACGCTGCAGAGCGTCACGCGCACGACACGCACGTTCGACTACAAGAACCCTTCCCAGCCGTCGAATCCGAAGGGCACGACGCTGCCGACGATGGCCGATCAGGGCGAATTGCCCGACCAGCTCGAAGTCTACGAGTACACCGGTGCGTACACGTACCTCGACCAGACCCGCGGCGACCATCTGACGAAGATCCGGATGGAGGCATGGGAGTCGCAGGCGAAGCGCTTCCACGGCGCGGGCGGCGTGCGTGCGATCGATGCGGGCCGGCGCTTCACGCTGTCGGATCATCCCGAACACGATCGCGATCCGGCCGAGCAGCGCGAGTTCGCGACGATCGGCGTCGACTGGTGGATCGAGAACAACCTGCCGGTCGCGAGCAGCAGCGCGGACTTTCCGTACAGTCTGCGCGAAGCGTTGACGCAAGCTCAGGAAGGCTACGGGGCCGATCCGGCATTTCGCGTGCCGCACGACGACGGCTCGGTGGGCTTCTATCTCGTCGAAGTCGAAGCGCAGCGGGTGAGCGTGCCGTATCGCAGCCCGTTCGAGCACGAGAAGCCGAAGATGCATCTGGAGACGGCGATCGTCGTCGGCCCGCAGGGCGAGGAAGTCTATACGGACGAGTTGAACCGGATCCGCGTGCAGTTCGTGTGGGATCGCCTCAATCCGGGCAACGAGAACGCGTCGTGCTGGGTGCGCGTCGTGCAGTCGGACACGGGTGGCGGCTACGGCGGCGTGCACGTGCCGCGCATCGGCGAGGAAGTGCTGATCGACTACGTCGGCGGCGACTGCGACCGGCCGCTGGCGGTCGGGCGCGTGTACAACGGCGCGAACCAGCCGCAGTGGCATAGCGACGGCATTCTCTCCGGATACCGCTCGAAGGAATATTCGGGCAGCGGCTACAACCAGCTCGTGATGGACGACGCGACCGGGCAGAACCGCGTGCAGCTGATGAGCAGCAGCGCGAACAGCCTGCTGCATCTCGGCTACATCATCGACCAGAACGGCAACACGCGCGGGTCGTATCTGGGCAGCGGCTTCGATCTGCGCTCGGACGCATACGGCGCGGTGCGGGCGAGCCGCGGCCTGTACGTGACGACCCATCCGAAGGCAGCGAACAGCCAGCCGCTCGACGTGACGGAAGCGCAGCAGCAGCTCGTGTCCGGGGAGAGCCTGATCGAGGCGCTGTCGGGCGTGAGCGAGCAGCATCAGGCCGAAAGCCTGAAAGACGCGCAGGAGGCGATGCGTGCGTTCACCGATGCGACGCAGGACCGTGCATCGGGCAACGCATCGGGCGGGCGCACCGCGGGCGGCGGCACGGGGAGCGCGAACGCGTTCAAGGAGCCGGTGATGCTGTTCGGCAGCCCGTCGGGGATCGCGATGTCGACGCAGGAGTCGCTGCACATGGTCGCGAACGATCACGTGAACGTCGCGAGCGGCCAGAGCGTGCATGTCGCGGCGGGCAAATCGCTGATCGGCAGCATCGGCCAGAAGCTGAGCCTGTTCGTGCAGAACGCGGGGATGAAGCTGTTCGCGGGCAAGGGCAAGGTGGAGATCCAGGCGCAGTCGGACAACGTCGAGGTGACCGCGCAGAAGGCGGTGAAGGTTGTATCCGCAACCGACCGGATCGAGATCGCGGCCGATCAGGGGATTCTGCTGACGAGCGGCGGGGCGTACATCCGAGTCAAGGATGGCAACGTCGAAATCCACGCACCGGGCAAGATCGATGTGAAGGGCGCGTCGCATACGTTCGCCGGACCGGCGAGCCTGGGCTATCCGTTGCCGAGCGCGCGGCCCGATCAGCCGGGCCAGCTGGAGCTGTTCCACAAGTACATGAACGGCGAGGCCGTGAAGGGCGGGCTCTTCACGGTGAAGGACGTGAATGGCACGGTGCTGAAGAAGGGCGCGCTCGACAACAGCGGCTATACCGTCGTCAGCGGCTTGCCGCCGGGCGCGGTGCGCGTCGAGTTCGGCAAGGATCCGCGCGCGTCGGACCAGCCGGCGAATTACTTCAAGCAGGCGAAGTGGCCGGCCGAGCCGGTGGCGCCTTCGCCGGAAGCCGCGCAGGCGGCGGCGAGCGGACAGCTTGCGAGCCAGTTGCAAGGCATGGCGCCGGCGGCATCCACGGCGGCGATGGGGTTCGCGAGCGGCAGCGGCGCCGGCGCCGCACTTGGCGGGCTCGCGGGCGCCGCGTTGCCGGCCGCGGCGGCTGCGGTCGGCGGAGCGGGCGTCGCGTCGGCCGTGCAGACGGCCTCCAGCCTTAGTGGCGCGGCAAAGCAGGTGGCTGCAATGGTGCAGACCGCGCGCCAGGGCGGCCTGGCTGCGCTCGCCGCGCCTGCCGCAAATGCTGCGTCGGGCGCGCTCCAGAGCGCGTTGCCCGGTGTCGCCGGAGTCGCGGGCAAGGCCGCAACGACGACTGCGACGGCGTCGGCAGCGGGCGGCATGAAGCTGCCGACGAGCGGCTTCGGCGGACCGTTGAAATCCTGA
- a CDS encoding transporter substrate-binding domain-containing protein, producing MKRSKFLLSGLLLASALGFTAVAAHAEDLLDSVKKAGVLRVGLEGTYPPFNSRGTSGQLEGFDVDVANAVAGKLGVKTQFVPTEWSGIIAGLQAGKFDVIVNQVTITPQRKEALDFSEPYTYSAAQLIQRKDDTRNFKSLEDFKGKKLGVTLGTNYDQMARSVPGIEVQTYPGAPEKLRDLAAGRIEATLDDRLMLPYMIKTSNLPLRSGAVLNGGKQEMAIPFRKGNPKFEKAINDALDSLRKEGTLKKISMHWFGSDVTVPVAQ from the coding sequence ATGAAACGTTCGAAGTTCCTGCTGTCGGGCCTGCTGCTTGCGTCGGCCCTTGGCTTCACGGCCGTCGCCGCGCACGCTGAAGATCTGCTCGACTCCGTGAAGAAGGCCGGCGTGCTGCGTGTCGGGCTCGAAGGCACGTATCCGCCGTTCAACTCGCGCGGCACGTCGGGCCAGCTCGAGGGCTTCGACGTCGACGTGGCGAACGCGGTGGCCGGCAAGCTCGGCGTGAAGACGCAGTTCGTGCCGACCGAATGGAGCGGGATCATCGCGGGGCTGCAGGCGGGCAAGTTCGACGTGATCGTCAACCAGGTCACGATCACGCCGCAGCGCAAGGAAGCGCTCGACTTCAGCGAGCCGTACACGTACTCGGCCGCGCAGCTGATCCAGCGCAAGGACGACACGCGCAACTTCAAGTCGCTCGAGGATTTCAAGGGCAAGAAGCTCGGCGTGACGCTCGGCACGAACTACGACCAGATGGCGCGCAGCGTGCCGGGCATCGAAGTGCAGACGTATCCGGGCGCGCCGGAAAAGCTGCGTGATCTCGCCGCGGGCCGGATCGAGGCCACGCTCGACGACCGTCTGATGCTGCCGTACATGATCAAGACGTCGAACCTGCCGCTGCGCTCGGGCGCGGTGTTGAACGGCGGCAAGCAGGAGATGGCGATCCCGTTCCGCAAGGGCAATCCGAAGTTCGAGAAGGCGATCAACGACGCGCTGGATTCGCTGCGCAAGGAAGGCACGTTGAAGAAGATCTCGATGCACTGGTTCGGTAGTGACGTGACGGTGCCGGTTGCGCAGTAG
- a CDS encoding PAAR domain-containing protein produces the protein MSSAFIREGDTTSHGGRVLACTSTNLVFGKPLALEGDMVSCPKCSGVYPIIGVRVRSMTFGGRAVATEGDKTACGATLIASQGMATVEPTSGAGGSVGAGKSVVTQTTAQDDGAYRGRFQLVDDKTRAPIPNHPYTVTSADGQTIQGTTDASGHTDWISSNQAASLSFHQPGSDA, from the coding sequence ATGAGTTCTGCGTTCATTCGGGAAGGCGATACGACTTCGCACGGTGGCCGGGTGCTCGCCTGCACGTCTACCAACCTCGTCTTCGGCAAGCCACTCGCGCTCGAGGGCGACATGGTGTCGTGTCCCAAGTGCAGCGGCGTCTACCCAATCATCGGCGTCCGCGTTCGCAGCATGACGTTTGGCGGCCGGGCTGTGGCGACCGAAGGCGACAAGACTGCATGCGGTGCGACGCTGATAGCATCGCAAGGCATGGCGACGGTAGAGCCGACCTCCGGCGCAGGCGGCTCGGTTGGCGCAGGCAAAAGTGTGGTCACGCAGACGACCGCTCAAGACGATGGCGCATATCGCGGCCGCTTCCAGCTCGTCGACGACAAGACACGCGCGCCGATCCCGAATCACCCATACACGGTCACGTCGGCGGACGGCCAAACGATCCAGGGCACGACGGACGCGAGCGGCCACACCGATTGGATCAGCAGTAACCAAGCTGCATCGCTGTCGTTCCATCAGCCCGGGAGCGATGCATGA
- a CDS encoding VRR-NUC domain-containing protein, whose protein sequence is MTGPYSPGSSTGGSSTGGQTTQVGLSASKLSPKDRKVLCHTFCECRRIGVATKAGTIQRQRCVEMRLGLPNEVSKMQTGVPTEYRPEQPYDMTTNPPEPIMDYDDPLEPNTGIRQWIKDVWPSKGKKYEKGDVRRPDVVIVNDPSKPPEQSNIKTVVEMKFPGDSYGPDQEDDYIEIAGSPSKFVHLGAADCGCGDDDGQKETSRSKQSARQSELDDLFGGNSSAPGDPPLPTTPSFPPPALPLPL, encoded by the coding sequence ATGACCGGCCCCTACTCCCCAGGGTCGTCAACTGGGGGCTCGAGCACCGGTGGCCAGACAACGCAGGTTGGATTAAGCGCCTCCAAACTCTCCCCGAAGGACCGGAAAGTTCTGTGTCATACGTTCTGCGAGTGCCGTCGGATCGGCGTCGCGACGAAAGCCGGAACAATCCAGCGGCAGCGCTGCGTCGAAATGCGCCTCGGGCTGCCGAACGAGGTGTCGAAGATGCAGACGGGCGTTCCAACAGAATACCGGCCGGAACAACCGTACGATATGACGACGAATCCACCCGAGCCGATCATGGACTACGACGATCCGCTAGAGCCCAATACGGGCATTCGCCAGTGGATCAAGGACGTATGGCCCAGCAAGGGCAAGAAATACGAGAAAGGCGACGTCCGCCGCCCTGACGTCGTCATCGTGAACGACCCGTCGAAACCTCCCGAGCAATCAAATATCAAGACCGTCGTGGAAATGAAATTCCCCGGCGACAGCTACGGCCCCGACCAGGAAGACGATTACATCGAAATCGCGGGCAGCCCGTCGAAGTTTGTCCACCTCGGCGCAGCCGATTGCGGATGTGGTGACGACGACGGCCAGAAGGAAACTTCGCGCTCGAAGCAATCCGCGCGACAATCCGAGCTTGACGACTTGTTCGGCGGCAATAGTAGCGCGCCCGGAGACCCACCGCTCCCGACCACGCCCTCGTTCCCGCCGCCTGCACTCCCGCTCCCGCTTTGA
- a CDS encoding DUF3396 domain-containing protein codes for MTNDEIEAWAKDPRRADTMPFGLYEPAHQKGITGAALVVRGVLYFRNGFTSEVRQALVRCFKQYSAAIDEYQHALEVAAGQTPSKFGPLRWFYSEGEEPIQYDKSPGFESLATSVPADEALAVAMTSAEHKLATGFYEFTVFALSEKKAARKRGLDGLAFTVPRAFIAHRPGVFEAMFRAFAEALPTVSGHGGLAVNVPPMGRRPNEASEYFYARRFGPGIDVGDPMRSTVRKLDTKIKTVDWLNALDADLVTAVGGASALGLPPDWFARIPLGNGGLIIQAGVAPQSGVSNGPGIPVSPPAAYVILNRALRPIIADDVDTLQDGTLDSTAPLLNTVVATESWLRRFNVQDDQLNDFWVELHKTPKLGGETA; via the coding sequence ATGACGAACGACGAAATTGAAGCTTGGGCCAAAGATCCGCGCCGTGCGGACACAATGCCTTTCGGACTTTACGAGCCCGCGCACCAAAAAGGGATTACAGGGGCCGCCCTTGTGGTGCGGGGCGTGCTCTACTTCCGCAACGGTTTCACGTCGGAGGTTCGGCAAGCGCTGGTGCGCTGCTTCAAGCAGTACAGCGCGGCGATTGATGAGTATCAGCACGCGCTCGAAGTGGCGGCCGGCCAGACGCCGTCGAAGTTCGGGCCGCTGCGTTGGTTCTATTCCGAGGGAGAAGAACCGATCCAGTACGACAAGTCTCCGGGATTCGAAAGTCTCGCGACGAGCGTCCCCGCCGACGAGGCCCTTGCGGTCGCGATGACCAGCGCCGAGCACAAGCTCGCGACCGGGTTCTATGAATTCACGGTGTTCGCGCTTAGCGAAAAGAAGGCTGCACGGAAACGCGGGCTCGACGGGCTGGCCTTCACGGTGCCACGAGCATTTATCGCACACCGCCCCGGCGTATTCGAAGCGATGTTCCGCGCGTTCGCTGAAGCGCTGCCGACGGTTAGCGGCCATGGAGGACTAGCCGTGAACGTGCCGCCAATGGGGCGGCGACCGAACGAAGCCAGCGAGTATTTCTACGCGCGCCGGTTCGGGCCAGGCATCGATGTCGGCGATCCAATGCGCTCGACCGTTCGAAAGCTCGACACGAAGATCAAGACCGTTGACTGGCTCAACGCGCTCGATGCGGACTTAGTCACGGCTGTCGGCGGCGCATCGGCACTCGGACTCCCGCCAGATTGGTTCGCCCGTATTCCACTGGGCAACGGAGGCTTAATCATTCAAGCCGGCGTCGCCCCGCAGTCCGGCGTATCAAATGGCCCCGGCATACCCGTATCGCCGCCGGCCGCGTACGTCATTCTGAATCGCGCACTGCGGCCGATCATCGCGGACGACGTCGATACGCTGCAAGACGGGACACTGGACAGTACGGCACCTCTGCTAAACACAGTCGTAGCAACCGAAAGCTGGTTGCGCCGGTTCAACGTACAAGACGATCAACTCAACGACTTCTGGGTCGAGCTACATAAGACGCCGAAGCTGGGCGGCGAAACTGCCTGA
- a CDS encoding YecA family protein has protein sequence MEAVAARMRELIVAMPPHDLLGYIYAQRMIKAMADQSDTQDQYKEDGPDDLINENQFLLEYVHAVLASDVAPADLAFDEAKCAELYELGRKLRQQALFFAMATSADTKDGVFGPDTADIEFHAKSTWVTLRGNRYQVLEGEFYRYVLTPHNDVLKEVYGVEAADIAEGFQAMANATRSGHADAITVMMKQFEAAQAFAATQDQPLEDVMQAWVAANAEQSKDAGRAMDDMFRGGIANVSRHTKLPPTLLADLAYQRGEETEFFAAGDFAGTPYRTLPARKKPLIQLGSDYYAVDPCLARDAGYRALLYNLLQRRPDYKKTFEGRQKTMSEAAFADILAAQLPDATVFQEVYYKDPSSKQWSENDTLILVDDVLFLVEAKAGAAATIASPALDFGRHAQSVQDLVLKAYKQCERFFNYLNSSDEVPLYHLVDGKYEECGRVRRADYRVMVPIGLTVESFSPFSTYCKELPQVEPLLGRHAFISLSIDDLFVLKRFLPTPGEFAHYMEVRQAVAGTRRAHLFDELDHLGAYLKKNRFDQDIADQLKDGKMNMVIWSGMSDIVDKSFEGEDWESRPFPTQDFPKEVRKLLGALDGTRARGWLSAESHIRDLGEEGRSNLAKMLFDLRQTLNQHPARYFVLCGDGEPLFVWLQQHNHQVDWGKVNDKASAAAVGVKASNVVGIVAEASADGTYHRAQSFVVNIPTERTEENAHIYEDATRMAQPKRTVNFNQPKNVVSPAKTKKLGRNDPCPCGSGLKYKKCHGR, from the coding sequence ATGGAAGCCGTTGCCGCCCGAATGCGCGAGCTGATTGTCGCCATGCCTCCGCATGATCTGCTTGGCTACATCTACGCCCAGCGCATGATCAAAGCGATGGCAGACCAAAGCGACACTCAGGATCAATACAAAGAGGACGGCCCGGATGATCTGATCAACGAGAATCAGTTTCTGTTGGAGTACGTGCACGCGGTTCTCGCGTCAGATGTCGCCCCTGCGGACTTGGCATTCGACGAAGCCAAGTGCGCCGAGCTATATGAACTTGGCCGCAAACTGCGACAGCAGGCCTTGTTTTTTGCCATGGCCACGTCCGCGGATACCAAAGACGGCGTTTTCGGTCCCGACACGGCTGACATTGAATTCCACGCGAAATCCACTTGGGTCACGCTACGCGGGAACCGCTACCAAGTCTTGGAAGGCGAGTTCTACCGCTACGTTCTGACGCCTCACAATGACGTCCTGAAAGAAGTGTACGGCGTTGAAGCCGCCGATATCGCAGAAGGTTTCCAGGCCATGGCCAACGCCACGCGTTCTGGGCATGCCGACGCTATCACGGTGATGATGAAGCAGTTTGAGGCTGCACAGGCCTTCGCTGCGACACAGGACCAACCTCTGGAAGACGTCATGCAGGCGTGGGTTGCGGCCAATGCTGAACAATCGAAAGACGCCGGGCGGGCGATGGATGACATGTTCCGGGGCGGCATCGCTAATGTGAGCCGTCACACGAAGCTGCCGCCGACGCTGTTGGCGGACCTAGCGTACCAGCGCGGAGAAGAAACCGAGTTTTTCGCAGCGGGCGATTTTGCGGGGACACCCTATCGGACACTGCCTGCCCGGAAGAAACCACTAATCCAGCTTGGATCGGACTACTATGCCGTCGACCCGTGCCTCGCCCGCGATGCGGGGTATCGTGCGCTTCTCTACAACCTCCTTCAGCGAAGACCTGACTACAAGAAGACCTTTGAAGGTCGGCAGAAGACAATGAGCGAAGCTGCCTTCGCCGACATTCTGGCCGCCCAGCTTCCCGACGCCACGGTTTTCCAGGAGGTCTACTACAAGGATCCTTCCAGCAAGCAGTGGTCCGAAAACGATACCCTCATCCTGGTCGACGACGTGTTGTTCTTGGTTGAAGCCAAGGCCGGTGCGGCTGCCACCATCGCATCGCCAGCGCTTGATTTCGGCCGCCACGCCCAGTCCGTACAGGACTTGGTGCTCAAGGCCTACAAGCAATGTGAGCGCTTCTTCAATTATCTGAACTCGTCGGACGAAGTACCTCTGTATCACTTGGTGGACGGTAAATACGAAGAGTGCGGCCGAGTCCGCCGCGCTGACTACCGCGTGATGGTACCGATCGGGCTGACGGTCGAGTCGTTCTCACCTTTTTCCACGTACTGTAAGGAGCTACCGCAGGTTGAGCCGTTGCTTGGACGGCATGCCTTTATCTCTCTCTCCATTGATGACCTGTTTGTCCTCAAGCGCTTCCTGCCCACACCGGGCGAGTTCGCCCACTACATGGAAGTGCGGCAGGCCGTGGCGGGGACGCGTCGCGCTCATTTATTTGACGAGCTCGACCACTTGGGCGCGTATCTGAAGAAGAACCGCTTCGATCAGGACATTGCCGATCAACTGAAGGACGGCAAGATGAACATGGTCATCTGGAGCGGCATGAGCGACATCGTCGACAAGAGTTTCGAGGGTGAGGACTGGGAAAGCCGGCCGTTTCCGACGCAAGACTTCCCGAAGGAGGTGCGGAAGCTGCTCGGAGCGCTTGACGGCACCCGAGCACGCGGATGGCTTTCAGCGGAGAGTCATATCCGAGACTTGGGAGAGGAGGGGCGGAGTAACCTAGCTAAGATGCTGTTCGACCTTCGCCAAACCCTGAACCAGCACCCCGCTCGTTACTTTGTTCTGTGCGGGGACGGTGAACCGCTCTTCGTCTGGCTTCAACAACACAACCACCAAGTTGATTGGGGCAAAGTGAATGACAAAGCCAGTGCCGCCGCTGTGGGCGTCAAGGCTTCTAATGTCGTTGGCATTGTGGCAGAGGCTAGTGCCGATGGAACCTACCATCGGGCGCAGTCATTCGTGGTCAACATACCGACTGAGCGAACGGAAGAAAACGCCCATATTTACGAAGACGCTACGCGAATGGCCCAACCTAAGCGGACAGTGAATTTCAACCAGCCGAAAAATGTCGTATCGCCTGCGAAGACCAAAAAGCTGGGGCGGAATGATCCGTGTCCGTGTGGCAGTGGCTTAAAGTACAAAAAATGCCATGGCCGTTAA